A region from the Mustela erminea isolate mMusErm1 chromosome 2, mMusErm1.Pri, whole genome shotgun sequence genome encodes:
- the LOC116584513 gene encoding LOW QUALITY PROTEIN: alcohol dehydrogenase 6-like (The sequence of the model RefSeq protein was modified relative to this genomic sequence to represent the inferred CDS: inserted 1 base in 1 codon; substituted 2 bases at 2 genomic stop codons), which translates to MSTTGKVIRYRAAILWKPGAPFSIEEVEVAPPKAKEVRIKIVATGLCGSEMKMLXNKTFYNHYPVIMGHEAAGIAXSVGEGVSTVKTGDKVITLFLPQCGECASCLNPGDNFCIQTKQSESSLMSDGTSRFACKGKPVYHFANTSTFSEYTVIKEISVAKIDAVAPLEKVCLVSCGFSTGYGATINTAKVTPGSTCVVFGLGGVGLXIIGCKAAGAARIIGVDINKDKFEKAKEVGATECINPQDFKKPIQEVLFDMTGAGVEFCFEVIGNPETVESALASCHESHGVCVIVGFLAGIRLNISGLLFLSGRSLKGTIFGGWKSRESIPKLVSDYMAKKFNLDPLITHTLNLDKINEAVELMRTGKCIRCILLL; encoded by the exons ATGAGTACTACAGGGAAA GTCATTAGGTACAGAGCAGCCATACTCTGGAAGCCTGGTGCACCATTTTCCATCGAGGAGGTAGAAGTTGCcccaccaaaggcaaaggaagttcgcataaag ATTGTGGCCACGGGGCTCTGTGGTTCAGAGATGAAAATGTTGTAGAATAAAACCTTTTACAACCATTATCCTGTCATTATGGGCCACGAAGCAGCTGGAATAGCTTAGAGTGTGGGAGAAGGAGTGAGCACAGTGAAAACAG GAGACAAAGTTATCACACTCTTTCTACCGCAGTGTGGAGAATGTGCCTCTTGCCTTAATCCTGGGGATAATTTTTGTATACAAACCAA ACAGTCAGAATCCAGCCTGATGTCTGATGGTACCAGTAGGTTTGCCTGCAAGGGAAAACCAGTGTATCACTTTGCAAATACAAGCACCTTCTCTGAATACACAGTGATAAAAGAAATCTCGGTTGCCAAGATTGATGCAGTTGCTCCTCTGGAGAAAGTATGCCTAGTGAGCTGTGGTTTTTCCACCGGGTATGGTGCTACAATCAATACTGCCAAG GTGACCCCAGGTTCCACATGTGTGGTGTTTGGCCTTGGAGGAGTCGGCC TGATCATAGGCTGTAaagcagcaggagcagccagGATCATTGGGGTGGACATCAACAAAGATAAATTTGAGAAGGCGAAGGAAGTGGGTGCCACTGAGTGCATCAACCCACAGGACTTCAAGAAGCCCATCCAAGAAGTTTTATTTGATATGACAGGTGCTGGTGTGGAATTTTGCTTTGAGGTCATCGGAAATCCAGAAACTGTGGAAT CTGCCCTGGCCTCGTGCCACGAGAGCCACGGGGTCTGTGTGATTGTTGGGTTCTTGGCAGGCATCCGTCTCAACATCAGTGGCTTATTGTTTCTTTCAGGACGTTCTTTGAAGGGAACCATTTTTGGAG gctggaaaagcagagagagcaTACCTAAACTGGTTTCTGATTACATGGCAAAGAAATTTAATCTAGATCCACTAATTACTCACACTCTGAATCTGGATAAAATCAATGAAGCAGTTGAATTAATGAGAACTGGAAAATG tatccGCTGTATCCTGCTACTTTAA